A single Anopheles maculipalpis chromosome 3RL, idAnoMacuDA_375_x, whole genome shotgun sequence DNA region contains:
- the LOC126562877 gene encoding farnesol dehydrogenase-like isoform X2 — translation MERWQGKVAIVTGASSGIGAATVKALAKAGLITFGLARRVERVEELKSDLPGDAKDRLHSIHCDITKEEDILAAFRQVEEQCGGVDVLINNAGLAKGGVGVLDAGNTQVIRDVVDTNLIGLVLCSREAFQSMQKRSVDGHIVHINSVVGHTVPAFQSFNIYPATKYGVTALTETMRHELRMAGTKIKVTSISPGLVRTEAIPDAMKRGQTPILEPEDIADGVLYVLGTPPSVQVHELTIRPVGEKL, via the exons ATGGAACGCTGGCAAGGCAAGGTAGCGATCGTAACGGGTGCTAGCTCAGGAATTGGTGCAGCAACCGTTAAAGCCCTCGCTAAGGCTGGTCTGATCACGTTCGGTCTGGCACGACGTGTCGAGCGTGTTGAGGAGCTGAAAAGTGATCTTCCCGGTGATGCAAAGGACCGGCTACACAGCATCCACTGTGACATAACGAAGGAGGAAGACATTTTGGCCGCTTTCCGGCAGGTGGAGGAACAGTGCGGTGGTGTCGATGTGCTCATCAACAATGCGGGACTAGCGAAGGGTGGTGTCGGTGTGCTGGATGCTGGCAATACGCAGGTCATTCGGGAT GTGGTCGATACGAATTTGATCGGGCTGGTGCTGTGCAGCCGGGAAGCGTTCCAATCGATGCAGAAACGCTCCGTCGATGGACACATTGTGCACATTAACAGTGTCGTGGGCCATACGGTGCCGGCGTTTCAAAGCTTCAACATTTACCCAGCTACCAAGTACGGGGTGACGGCGCTTACGGAAACGATGCGTCACGAGCTGCGCATGGCTGGGACCAAAATCAAAGTTACG AGCATTAGTCCGGGATTGGTAAGGACGGAAGCGATTCCGGATGCTATGAAACGAGGTCAAACACCGATACTGGAACCGGAGGATATTGCGGACGGTGTCCTGTACGTGTTGGGGACACCGCCGAGTGTGCAGGTTCATGAACTAACGATCCGACCGGTTGGAGAAAAGTTGTGA
- the LOC126562877 gene encoding farnesol dehydrogenase-like isoform X3 — MERWQGKVAIVTGASSGIGAATVKALASAGMITFGLARRVERVEELKSELPEEVRDRLHAVQCDVTKEEDILAAFRKVEEQCGGVDVLINNAGVARSTVGVLDANNTQALRDVVDTNLIGLVLCSREAFQSMQKRSVDGHIVHINSVVGHTVPAFQSFNIYPATKYGVTALTETMRHELRMAGTKIKVTSISPGLVRTEAIPDAMKRGQTPILEPEDIADGVLYVLGTPPSVQVHELTIRPVGEKL; from the exons ATGGAACGTTGGCAAGGCAAGGTAGCGATCGTGACGGGTGCTAGCTCAGGAATTGGTGCGGCAACAGTGAAAGCCCTCGCCAGTGCGGGTATGATCACGTTCGGTCTAGCACGGCGTGTCGAGCGTGTTGAGGAGCTGAAAAGTGAACTTCCAGAAGAAGTGCGCGATCGTCTACACGCTGTCCAGTGTGACGTTACGAAGGAGGAAGACATTTTGGCCGCCTTCCGGAAGGTGGAGGAACAGTGCGGTGGTGTGGATGTGCTGATCAACAATGCAGGTGTAGCACGATCGACTGTCGGTGTGCTGGATGCGAACAATACGCAAGCTCTGCGGGAT GTGGTCGATACGAATTTGATCGGGCTGGTGCTGTGCAGCCGGGAAGCGTTCCAATCGATGCAGAAACGCTCCGTCGATGGACACATTGTGCACATTAACAGTGTCGTGGGCCATACGGTGCCGGCGTTTCAAAGCTTCAACATTTACCCAGCTACCAAGTACGGGGTGACGGCGCTTACGGAAACGATGCGTCACGAGCTGCGCATGGCTGGGACCAAAATCAAAGTTACG AGCATTAGTCCGGGATTGGTAAGGACGGAAGCGATTCCGGATGCTATGAAACGAGGTCAAACACCGATACTGGAACCGGAGGATATTGCGGACGGTGTCCTGTACGTGTTGGGGACACCGCCGAGTGTGCAGGTTCATGAACTAACGATCCGACCGGTTGGAGAAAAGTTGTGA
- the LOC126562877 gene encoding farnesol dehydrogenase-like isoform X4, which produces MERWQGKVAIVTGASSGIGAATVKALAKAGLITFGLARRVERVEELKSDLPGDAKDRLHSIHCDITKEEDILAAFRQVEEQCGGVDVLINNAGLAKGGVGVLDAGNTQVIRDVFDTNLVGLALCSREAFQSMKKRSVDGHIVHINSILGHMVAPMGTINVYAASKYGVTALTETMRHELRLAGTKIKVTSISPGLVRTEMPTSTALAERPCLEPEDIADAILYVLGTPPRVQIHEVTIKPVGEAV; this is translated from the exons ATGGAACGCTGGCAAGGCAAGGTAGCGATCGTAACGGGTGCTAGCTCAGGAATTGGTGCAGCAACCGTTAAAGCCCTCGCTAAGGCTGGTCTGATCACGTTCGGTCTGGCACGACGTGTCGAGCGTGTTGAGGAGCTGAAAAGTGATCTTCCCGGTGATGCAAAGGACCGGCTACACAGCATCCACTGTGACATAACGAAGGAGGAAGACATTTTGGCCGCTTTCCGGCAGGTGGAGGAACAGTGCGGTGGTGTCGATGTGCTCATCAACAATGCGGGACTAGCGAAGGGTGGTGTCGGTGTGCTGGATGCTGGCAATACGCAGGTCATTCGGGATGTGTTTGATACGAATTTGGTCGGTTTGGCACTGTGCAGCCGGGAAGCGTTCCAATCGATGAAGAAACGTTCGGTCGATGGACACATTGTGCACATTAATAGCATCCTCGGCCATATGGTGGCACCGATGGGAACGATCAATGTGTATGCGGCGTCAAAGTACGGTGTGACGGCACTGACGGAAACGATGCGACACGAGCTGAGACTGGCGGGCACGAAGATTAAAGTGACG AGCATCAGCCCAGGGCTCGTCCGTACAGAGATGCCCACCAGCACAGCCCTTGCCGAGCGGCCCTGCCTCGAACCGGAAGACATTGCGGATGCGATCCTGTACGTGCTCGGCACACCGCCGCGGGTGCAGATACACGAGGTAACGATCAAACCGGTTGGTGAAGCCGTTTGA
- the LOC126562877 gene encoding farnesol dehydrogenase-like isoform X1 has translation MERWQGKVAIVTGASSGIGAATVKALASAGMITFGLARRVERVEELKSELPEEVRDRLHAVQCDVTKEEDILAAFRKVEEQCGGVDVLINNAGVARSTVGVLDANNTQALRDVIDTNLVGLALCSREAFQSMKKRSVDGHIVHINSILGHMVLPTGNLNVYPATKYGVTALTETMRHEMRLAGTKIKVTSISPGLVRTEIIPNSAAILAMPILEPEDIANAILYALGTPPRVQVHEITIKPVGESM, from the exons ATGGAACGTTGGCAAGGCAAGGTAGCGATCGTGACGGGTGCTAGCTCAGGAATTGGTGCGGCAACAGTGAAAGCCCTCGCCAGTGCGGGTATGATCACGTTCGGTCTAGCACGGCGTGTCGAGCGTGTTGAGGAGCTGAAAAGTGAACTTCCAGAAGAAGTGCGCGATCGTCTACACGCTGTCCAGTGTGACGTTACGAAGGAGGAAGACATTTTGGCCGCCTTCCGGAAGGTGGAGGAACAGTGCGGTGGTGTGGATGTGCTGATCAACAATGCAGGTGTAGCACGATCGACTGTCGGTGTGCTGGATGCGAACAATACGCAAGCTCTGCGGGATGTGATCGATACGAATTTGGTCGGGTTGGCGTTGTGCAGCCGGGAAGCGTTTCAATCGATGAAGAAACGTTCGGTCGATGGTCATATTGTGCACATTAATAGTATCCTGGGGCATATGGTGCTACCGACGGGGAACCTTAATGTGTATCCAGCGACCAAGTACGGTGTGACGGCACTGACGGAAACGATGCGACATGAGATGAGGTTGGCGGGGACAAAAATCAAAGTCACG AGTATCAGCCCCGGACTGGTGCGAACGGAGATCATACCCAACAGTGCCGCAATTTTGGCCATGCCCATACTCGAACCAGAAGACATTGCGAACGCTATTCTGTACGCATTGGGGACCCCACCAAGGGTGCAAGTGCACGAGATAACGATTAAGCCAGTGGGTGAAAGTATGTAA
- the LOC126562912 gene encoding farnesol dehydrogenase-like, which produces MDRWIGKVAVVTGASSGIGAATAKALARAGMITIGLARRVERIEALKTELPAEAATRIHAIRCDVTREEDILAAYRQIETHHGGVEVQINCAGIARHTIRVLQPNNTQALRDLVHTNLLGLALCSREAYLSMRNRSVDGHIVHINSITGHSIPPLNTLNLYPATKYGVTALTETMRQELRFANTKIKVTSISPGFTRTPINPNSDTYTGPILEPEDIADAIVYALGTPPRVQIHELTIKPVGEVE; this is translated from the exons ATGGACCGTTGGATCGGAAAGGTCGCAGTGGTAACAGGTGCAAGCTCAGGAATCGGTGCAGCCACTGCTAAAGCTCTTGCCCGTGCTGGTATGATTACGATCGGTTTAGCAAGACGTGTGGAACGAATCGAAGCACTCAAAACTGAGCTACCAGCCGAAGCCGCCACACGGATCCACGCCATTCGGTGTGATGTTACCAGGGAGGAAGATATTTTGGCTGCCTACCGTCAGATCGAGACCCACCATGGTGGTGTGGAAGTGCAGATTAATTGTGCTGGAATCGCGAGACATACCATACGGGTGCTTCAACCGAACAATACACAAGCACTTCGCGATCTAGTCCATACGAATTTGCTCGGGCTGGCGCTTTGCAGCCGGGAAGCGTACCTATCGATGCGGAACCGTTCAGTTGATGGGCATATTGTGCATATAAACAGCATAACCGGCCATTCGATTCCACCGCTGAACACGCTCAACCTTTATCCGGCGACTAAGTACGGTGTGACGGCACTGACAGAAACGATGCGCCAAGAGTTGCGGTTTGCCAACACAAAGATTAAAGTTACG AGCATTAGTCCAGGTTTCACGCGGACTCCCATCAATCCTAATAGTGATACATACACGGGACCTATTCTCGAACCGGAAGACATTGCCGATGCGATCGTGTATGCGCTCGGAACTCCACCACGGGTGCAGATACACGAGCTAACGATTAAACCAGTCGGTGAAGTGGAATAA
- the LOC126562875 gene encoding farnesol dehydrogenase-like, translating into MDRWIGKVAIVTGASSGIGAATVKALARAGMIVAGLARRAERVEELKATLPPNIASRVHAFRCDVTSEESIVNAFGAIERQLGGIDVLINNAGVSKLTCTLLTPGNAEDLRTVLDTNVMGLVLCSREAFQSMKRRQVAGHIVNVNSILGHKYVPFPNLNIYMASKYAVTAITETLRNDLRNEGTKVKVTSISPGVVRTEMVPEGKQFQDTPMLEAEDIAGAILYALGTPPHVQVHEVIIKPVGEMA; encoded by the exons ATGGATCGTTGGATAGGCAAGGTAGCGATCGTAACTGGGGCTAGCTCAGGCATAGGAGCCGCCACCGTAAAGGCTCTTGCACGTGCCGGCATGATTGTCGCAGGTCTTGCCCGGCGTGCTGAGCGTGTAGAGGAGTTAAAAGCAACTCTTCCACCAAACATTGCGAGTCGTGTACATGCGTTCCGTTGTGATGTGACTAGCGAAGAATCGATCGTGAATGCATTCGGTGCGATCGAACGTCAACTAGGCGGAATCGATGTGTTGATCAACAATGCCGGTGTGTCGAAGCTTACCTGCACGCTGCTAACTCCCGGCAATGCGGAGGATCTGCGCACGGTGCTGGACACGAACGTGATGGGGCTCGTGCTTTGCAGCCGGGAAGCGTTCCAATCGATGAAACGTCGCCAGGTCGCCGGACACATAGTGAACGTTAACAGCATCCTGGGCCACAAGTACGTTCCGTTTCCGAACCTAAACATCTACATGGCATCCAAGTATGCCGTGACGGCGATAACGGAAACGTTGCGAAATGATCTGCGCAACGAAGGAACTAAGGTGAAGGTTACG AGCATCAGCCCCGGTGTTGTGCGGACGGAGATGGTCCCGGAGGGTAAACAGTTTCAAGATACGCCCATGCTCGAAGCAGAAGACATTGCAGGTGCGATTCTGTACGCGCTCGGCACTCCTCCCCATGTGCAGGTGCACGAGGTTATCATTAAGCCGGTGGGTGAGATGGCGTAG
- the LOC126562631 gene encoding phospholipid scramblase 2-like isoform X1, with translation MSNTPEKIPLEQQQQQPSANPLYPTLNQDAANPLLPPQAAPAYPAAPATTGPPPPPGYMPVPQMNGMPIMTQPGMPMQPVLGQQQVASWMPMPQGIPNCPPGLEYLTAVDQLLVHQQVELLEAFTGFEMANKYTVKNTFGQNVYWAVEDTTCCTRMCCGPDRPFDIKILDNYQNEVLHLRRDLRCKSCCFPCCLQKLEVSAPPGNVIGTVVQKWSLCRPVFDIRDRNNETVLTIRGPICQCTLCGDVKFTVFSKDGTEVGKVTKQWTGFVQEHFTDADNFGINFPMDLDVRVKATMLGALFLIDYMYFESGNNKKIRR, from the exons ATGTCGAACACTCCGGAAAAGATTCCTctggagcagcaacagcagcaaccatcCGCTAACCCATTATATCCTACCCTTAACCAGGATGCGGCCAACCCACTGCTTCCTCCACAGGCCGCACCAGCCTATCCAGCGGCACCAGCG acTACGggaccaccgccgccacccgGTTACATGCCGGTACCGCAGATGAACGGCATGCCGATCATGACACAGCCAGGCATGCCGATGCAGCCCGTACTCGGTCAGCAGCAAGTTG CTTCATGGATGCCTATGCCGCAAGGAATACCCAACTGTCCGCCTGGCTTGGAATACCTGACAGCAGTTGATCAGCTGCTCGTCCATCAGCAGGTCGAGCTGCTCGAGGCGTTCACCGGCTTCGAGATGGCGAACAAGTACACCGTGAAGAACACCTTCGGCCAGAATGTGTACTGGGCGGTGGAGGACACTACCTGCTGCACCCGAATGTGCTGCGGCCCGGACCGTCCGTTCGATATCAAGATTCTGGACAACTATCAGAACGAGGTGTTGCATCTGCGCCGTGATCTGCGCTGCAAGTCGTGCTGCTTCCCGTGCTGTCTGCAGAAGCTGGAAGTGTCGGCACCACCGGGCAACGTGATCGGCACGGTTGTGCAGAAGTGGAGCCTGTGCCGTCCGGTGTTTGACATACGCGATCGCAACAACGAAACGGTGCTGACGATCCGGGGTCCAATTTGTCAGTGTACGCTTTGTGGTGATGTGAAGTTTACG GTCTTTTCGAAGGATGGTACCGAGGTCGGCAAGGTAACGAAGCAGTGGACCGGATTCGTGCAGGAGCATTTTACCGATGCAGACAACTTCGGTATCAACTTCCCGATGGATCTGGACGTTAGGGTGAAGGCCACCATGCTGGGAGCACTGTTTTTGATT GACTACATGTACTTCGAGAGCGGCAATAATAAGAAAATACGTCGCTAA
- the LOC126562631 gene encoding phospholipid scramblase 1-like isoform X2 — MPMPQGIPNCPPGLEYLTAVDQLLVHQQVELLEAFTGFEMANKYTVKNTFGQNVYWAVEDTTCCTRMCCGPDRPFDIKILDNYQNEVLHLRRDLRCKSCCFPCCLQKLEVSAPPGNVIGTVVQKWSLCRPVFDIRDRNNETVLTIRGPICQCTLCGDVKFTVFSKDGTEVGKVTKQWTGFVQEHFTDADNFGINFPMDLDVRVKATMLGALFLIDYMYFESGNNKKIRR; from the exons ATGCCTATGCCGCAAGGAATACCCAACTGTCCGCCTGGCTTGGAATACCTGACAGCAGTTGATCAGCTGCTCGTCCATCAGCAGGTCGAGCTGCTCGAGGCGTTCACCGGCTTCGAGATGGCGAACAAGTACACCGTGAAGAACACCTTCGGCCAGAATGTGTACTGGGCGGTGGAGGACACTACCTGCTGCACCCGAATGTGCTGCGGCCCGGACCGTCCGTTCGATATCAAGATTCTGGACAACTATCAGAACGAGGTGTTGCATCTGCGCCGTGATCTGCGCTGCAAGTCGTGCTGCTTCCCGTGCTGTCTGCAGAAGCTGGAAGTGTCGGCACCACCGGGCAACGTGATCGGCACGGTTGTGCAGAAGTGGAGCCTGTGCCGTCCGGTGTTTGACATACGCGATCGCAACAACGAAACGGTGCTGACGATCCGGGGTCCAATTTGTCAGTGTACGCTTTGTGGTGATGTGAAGTTTACG GTCTTTTCGAAGGATGGTACCGAGGTCGGCAAGGTAACGAAGCAGTGGACCGGATTCGTGCAGGAGCATTTTACCGATGCAGACAACTTCGGTATCAACTTCCCGATGGATCTGGACGTTAGGGTGAAGGCCACCATGCTGGGAGCACTGTTTTTGATT GACTACATGTACTTCGAGAGCGGCAATAATAAGAAAATACGTCGCTAA
- the LOC126561134 gene encoding scoloptoxin SSD976-like has product MLSSLFAALTLLFLTVTLANCYGPNYYCTPNLCPHGGPNVGCNPPPLSGGPYCYGKSPSVLPMTPPVQAHILHLHNYYRSRVASGYQFPLGPATHMYTMVWDDELAAQAANNARSCVFGHDRCRNTPQFLTSGQNIAMIKYYEPMGYTVIDLITRFVAGWWKEYKQTKPAYIQALPRAMVKTIGHFTMMVNDRSWKVGCAMQSWSEGSATKVYFVCNYSYNNIVTQQVYTTGPVGSQCQADMNPSYPGLCRT; this is encoded by the exons ATGTTGTCATCACTTTTTGCAGCACTCACACTCCTCTTCCTAACCGTAACACTCGCAAACTGTTACGGACCCAACTACTACTGCACGCCAAACCTCTGTCCGCACGGTGGCCCTAACGTGGGCTGCAATCCACCACCACTCTCCGGCGGTCCTTACTGCTACGGCAAATCACCGAGTGTCCTGCCGATGACACCACCCGTCCAGGCACACATCCTACACCTGCACAACTACTACCGATCACGGGTAGCTTCCGGCTATCAGTTTCCGCTCGGCCCAGCCACACACATGTACACGATGGTTTGGGACGACGAGCTGGCAGCACAGGCCGCTAACAATGCGCGATCGTGCGTGTTCGGGCACGATCGGTGTCGCAACACGCCACAATTTCTCACCTCCGGCCAGAACATAGCGATGATCAAATACTACGAACCGATGGGGTACACCGTGATCGATTTGATAACGCGCTTCGTTGCCGGCTGGTGGAAGGagtacaaacaaacgaaaccggCCTACATTCAGGCGTTGCCACGTGCGATGGT CAAAACGATCGGCCACTTTACGATGATGGTGAACGATCGCTCCTGGAAGGTGGGCTGTGCGATGCAAAGCTGGAGCGAAGGTAGTGCAACGAAGGTTTACTTCGTGTGCAACTACTCGTACAATAACATCGTCACGCAGCAGGTGTACACGACGGGACCAGTTGGTTCGCAGTGTCAGGCTGACATGAATCCGAGCTATCCCGGTTTATGTAGGACGTGA
- the LOC126562158 gene encoding slit homolog 3 protein-like, with the protein MHFGLADASVWLVLIAVRLQLCTCSKYTCTIGSDGFCIFQGVHIESPEQAANVQLEPPAIDVTRVKFRDSSMFMLPPGLYSAFRQLQELRVWWMHLHSIHIDPRLLSLDAEKNRISSITTDPGTVPLLRKLELNQNRLRNIDNISVFENLEILELAHNDLRTLDLCVFQRMPKLRLLDLSSNNIALVRSSIGSEKLTSLTVLYLNDNRLTYLDLGVLRSFPALEKVHLANNALVYVDHDSLPTMLPRLRVFHLQSNDWHCEALTELVGQLRKTGVQDFKTFSAFTCKERMVEGVCCTENKPFSLVRKSNQYLANYATELNGHTRHLMRELQHTRHEVARLIANDNYTQVSLQTIGDEVEELRNQLTDALAAPDPVTGRPVPPTTPSRTAPSGGSINPERLVAEVAKLRRDFQKMAGENQTLRQQLRQYDKLRQELEALRTDTTETKLSFQLVKEENALLRQDLRQLEQKLQQLFSRGAVPV; encoded by the exons ATGCACTTCGGATTAGCGGATGCATC TGTGTGGCTAGTGTTGATCGCGGTGCGATTACAGCTCTGCACCTGCTCCAAGTACACCTGTACGATCGGTTCGGATGGGTTCTGCATCTTTCAGGGCGTACACATCGAAAGTCCGGAGCAGGCGGCGAACGTGCAGTTGGAACCGCCGGCGATCGATGTGACGCGCGTCAAGTTCCGCGACTCGAGCATGTTCATGCTACCGCCCGGCTTATACAGTGCCTTCCGCCAGCTGCAGGAACTGCGCGTCTGGTGGATGCACCTGCACAGTATTCACATCGATCCACGGCTACTGTCGCTGGACGCGGAGAAGAACCGTATCAGCAGCATTACGACCGATCCGGGTACGGTACCGCTGCTGCGAAAGCTCGAGCTCAACCAGAACCGTCTGCGCAACATCGACAACATTTCGGTGTTTGAAAATCTGGAAATTCTCGAGCTGGCTCACAACGATCTCCGTACGCTGGACCTGTGCGTGTTTCAGAGGATGCCCAAATTGCGCCTGCTGGATCTTTCCAGCAACAATATCGCGCTGGTACGCAGTTCTATCGGGTCGGAAAAGCTTACCTCGCTGACAGTATTATATCTGAACGATAACCGGCTAACGTATCTCGATCTGGGCGTGTTGCGATCGTTCCCAGCACTGGAAAAGGTCCATCTCGCTAACAATGCGCTCGTCTACGTTGATCATGACTCGCTCCCGACGATGCTGCCCCGATTGCGGGTCTTCCATCTCCAGAGCAACGATTGGCACTGTGAAGCACTCACCGAGCTGGTCGGACAGCTGCGAAAGACCGGTGTGCAGGACTTTAAAACCTTCAGTGCGTTCACTTGCAAGGAACGCATGGTCGAAGGTGTATGCTGTaccgaaaacaaaccattctCGCTAGTGCGCAAATCGAACCAATATCTCGCCAACTATGCCACCGAACTCAATGGACACACGCGCCACCTAATGCGTGAGCTACAGCACACACGTCACGAAGTTGCACGGTTGATCGCAAACGACAACTACACGCAGGTTTCACTCCAAACCATCGGTGACGAGGTTGAGGAGCTTCGCAATCAACTGACGGATGCGCTGGCCGCACCGGACCCCGTGACGGGTCGCCCTGTACCACCGACCACGCCAAGTCGAACCGCACCATCGGGCGGTTCCATCAATCCGGAGCGGCTTGTAGCGGAGGTGGCAAAGTTGCGGCGCGACTTCCAGAAAATGGCCGGTGAGAATCAAACGCTTCGCCAGCAATTGCGTCAGTATGATAAGCTGCGACAGGAGTTGGAAGCGCTGCGAACGGATACAACGGAGACGAAGCTATCGTTTCAGCTGGTCAAGGAAGAGAATGCATTGCTGCGGCAGGATCTTCGTCAGCTGGAGCAGAAGCTGCAGCAGCTGTTTAGCCGTGGTGCGGTACCGGTCTGA
- the LOC126562449 gene encoding odorant receptor 63a-like, producing MDTEHFRPKDDFIELVQRSSYWLRAMATTMGIWPNRYVTIRQQWYRRLYYFMLLMHWLNTYLQTEFFFRNLGNLSLVVQGLCSFVSITTTGIKVMRMHAYEEQIVQLWEALEAAIFLKKIRFLRKTDRETIFGRINKLLADQWKEVQLNLRFYTLVVGLVASNYSIIPACSNLYNQFQGNAYNRSFVYNTYYPFLEPIKRHSPLFELLFCSESLSGFTTWAGVVAFDGLYVVMVLYAASLMRLLRDLMHETANPNLSDAERAFFQRECILHHIRTMQLIERINEIFSPVLLVQLFTSTSIICVIAFAASMHADEGDSQTMLMVLYLIAAIYQLFQFCWYGQRLQNESTELPLSVYEAQWELCAERFKSSHQILLLYSQRQIDMRAWSFSAMSLETFSTIIRSAASYFTVLQTLAEE from the exons ATGGACACGGAACACTTCCGTCCGAAGGATGATTTCATCGAGCTCGTTCAACGGAGCTCCTACTGGCTACGGGCAATGGCCACTACGATGGGCATCTGGCCTAACCGGTACGTTACGATACGCCAGCAGTGGTATCGACGGTTGTACTACTTTATGCTGCTGATGCACTGGCTCAACACCTATCTGCAGACGGAGTTTTTCTTCCGCAACTTGGGCAACTTGAGCTTGGTTGTGCAG GGACTCTGTAGCTTTGTCAGCATCACCACAACCGGCATCAAGGTGATGCGGATGCATGCCTACGAAGAGCAGATTGTGCAGCTCTGGGAAGCACTAGAAGCAGCGATCTTTCTCAAGAAGATAAGATTTTTGCGCAAAA cCGACAGGGAAACTATCTTCGGGCGCATTAACAAGCTGCTTGCAGACCAGTGGAAGGAAGTGCAGCTTAATTTACGCTTCTACACACTCGTGGTGGGTCTGGTGGCTTCTAACTATTCGATCATACCGGCCTGCAGCAATCTGTACAATCAGTTCCAGGGTAATGCGTACAACAGGAGCTTTG TTTACAACACGTATTATCCATTTCTTGAGCCCATCAAACGCCACTCGCCCCTTTTCGAGCTGTTGTTCTGCTCCGAATCGCTGTCCGGCTTCACCACTTGGGCCGGTGTCGTCGCGTTCGATGGCCTGTACGTTGTGATGGTACTGTACGCTGCGTCGCTGATGCGTTTGTTAAGAGATTTAATGCACGAAACAGCGAACCCGAACCTGTCCGATGCTGAGAGAGCTTTCTTTCAGCGTGAATGCATTCTACACCACATACGAACGATGCA aTTAATTGAAAGGATAAATGAGATATTTTCACCGGTTTTGTTGGTGCAACTTTTTACCAGCACTTCGATCATCTGTGTAATAGCGTTCGCGGCCAGTATGCATGCG GACGAGGGCGACTCACAAACGATGTTGATGGTGCTCTACCTGATAGCGGCTATCTACCAGCTGTTCCAGTTCTGTTGGTACGGTCAGAGGCTCCAGAACGAG AGTACCGAGCTCCCATTATCGGTGTATGAAGCACAGTGGGAACTTTGTGCAGAACGTTTCAAGAGCTCGCATCAAATCCTGCTACTCTACAGTCAGCGGCAGATCGATATGCGTGCCTGGAGCTTTTCCGCCATGTCACTCGAAACCTTCTCCACG ATAATACGAAGTGCCGCATCCTACTTCACCGTACTGCAGACGCTGGCCGAGGAATAG